A portion of the Haemophilus influenzae genome contains these proteins:
- the aroA gene encoding 3-phosphoshikimate 1-carboxyvinyltransferase, whose translation MEKITLAPISAVEGTINLPGSKSLSNRALLLAALAKGTTKVTNLLDSDDIRHMLNALKALGVRYQLSDDKTICEIEGLGGAFNIQDNLSLFLGNAGTAMRPLTAALCLKGKTESEIILTGEPRMKERPILHLVDALRQAGADIRYLENEGYPPLAIRNKGIKGGKVKIDGSISSQFLTALLMSAPLAENDTEIEIIGELVSKPYIDITLAMMRDFGVHVENHHYQKFQVKGNQSYISPNKYLVEGDASSASYFLAAGAIKGKVKVTGIGKNSIQGDRLFADVLEKMGAKITWGEDFIQAEHAELNGIDMDMNHIPDAAMTIATTALFANGETIIRNIYNWRVKETDRLTAMATELRKIGAEIEEGEDFIRIQPLPLNQFKHANIETYNDHRMAMCFSLIALSNTPVTILDPKCTAKTFPTFFNEFEKICLKN comes from the coding sequence ATGGAAAAAATTACTCTTGCACCAATAAGTGCGGTTGAAGGAACAATTAATTTACCAGGTTCTAAAAGTTTATCGAATCGCGCATTACTTTTAGCCGCCTTAGCGAAAGGCACAACAAAAGTAACCAATTTATTAGATAGCGATGATATTCGACATATGCTTAACGCCCTCAAAGCATTGGGCGTACGCTATCAACTGTCTGATGATAAAACTATTTGTGAAATAGAGGGATTGGGCGGAGCATTCAATATACAGGACAATCTTTCTCTCTTTCTTGGTAATGCGGGGACGGCAATGCGTCCATTAACCGCAGCACTTTGCTTAAAAGGAAAAACCGAAAGCGAAATCATCTTAACTGGCGAGCCTCGGATGAAAGAGCGGCCAATTCTCCATTTAGTCGATGCATTACGCCAAGCGGGTGCAGATATTCGCTACTTAGAGAATGAGGGTTATCCTCCGCTCGCAATTCGCAACAAAGGGATAAAAGGTGGAAAAGTCAAAATTGATGGTTCAATTTCATCTCAATTTTTGACCGCACTTTTAATGTCTGCGCCACTTGCAGAAAATGACACAGAAATAGAAATTATCGGTGAACTAGTCTCTAAACCCTATATTGACATTACCCTTGCAATGATGCGAGATTTTGGTGTTCACGTTGAAAATCATCACTACCAAAAATTTCAAGTTAAGGGCAATCAATCCTATATTTCGCCTAATAAATATTTGGTAGAAGGGGATGCATCATCAGCCTCTTACTTTCTCGCAGCTGGAGCAATTAAAGGGAAAGTGAAAGTAACAGGCATTGGCAAAAACTCAATTCAAGGCGATCGTTTATTTGCTGATGTATTAGAGAAAATGGGGGCAAAAATCACTTGGGGAGAGGATTTTATCCAAGCCGAACACGCTGAATTAAATGGCATTGATATGGATATGAACCACATTCCAGATGCCGCAATGACGATTGCAACCACCGCACTTTTTGCCAACGGCGAAACCATCATTCGCAATATTTATAACTGGCGTGTGAAAGAAACAGATCGTTTAACAGCTATGGCAACCGAACTACGTAAAATCGGTGCAGAAATCGAAGAAGGCGAAGATTTTATTCGTATTCAACCGCTTCCACTCAATCAATTTAAACACGCCAATATTGAGACCTATAACGATCACCGTATGGCAATGTGTTTTTCTCTAATCGCACTATCAAACACACCAGTGACGATTTTAGATCCCAAATGTACTGCCAAAACCTTTCCTACATTCTTCAATGAATTTGAAAAGATTTGCTTAAAAAATTAA
- a CDS encoding acetolactate synthase 3 large subunit, whose product MKKLSGAEMVVQSLRDEGVEYVFGYPGGAVLDIYDAIHTLGGIEHILVRHEQAAVHMADGYARSTGKVGCVLVTSGPGATNAITGILTAYTDSVPMVIISGQVMSNLIGSDAFQECDMLGISRPVVKHSFIVKKAEDIPSTLKKAFYIASTGRPGPVVVDIPKDTVNPNFKYPYEYPESVELRSYNPTVNGHKGQIKKALKALLVAKKPILFVGGGAITAECSEQLIQFAQRLNLPVTSSLMGLGAYPSTDKQFLGMLGMHGTLEANTAMHESDLILGIGVRFDDRTTNNLEKYCPNAKVIHIDIDPTSISKNVPVAIPIVGNAKNVLEEFLSLLNEEGLRSQTDLESWWQEINQWKAKKCLEFDRTSGVIKPQQVVEAVYRLTKGQAYVASDVGQHQMFAALHYPFDEPRHWINSGGAGTMGFGFPAALGVKLAHPEGTVVCVTGDGSIQMNIQELSTATQYGIPVVIICLNNHFLGMVKQWQDLIYSGRHSQTYMNSLPDFVKLAESYGHVGIKIATPDELESKLQEAFSIKNKLVFVDINVDESEHVYPMQIRGGAMNEMILSKPQEETN is encoded by the coding sequence ATGAAGAAGTTATCTGGCGCAGAGATGGTGGTTCAATCTTTACGTGATGAAGGCGTAGAGTATGTATTTGGTTATCCCGGAGGCGCGGTATTAGATATTTATGATGCAATTCATACGCTGGGTGGTATTGAACATATTTTAGTTCGCCACGAACAAGCTGCGGTGCATATGGCGGATGGTTACGCACGTTCAACGGGTAAAGTTGGATGTGTGCTAGTGACTTCGGGGCCTGGTGCAACAAATGCTATCACTGGTATTTTAACGGCTTATACCGATTCTGTGCCTATGGTTATCATTTCGGGTCAGGTTATGAGCAATTTAATTGGCAGTGATGCTTTCCAAGAATGTGATATGCTGGGTATTTCTCGTCCCGTTGTGAAGCATAGCTTTATTGTCAAAAAGGCGGAAGATATTCCATCTACTTTGAAAAAAGCCTTTTATATTGCGTCTACAGGTCGCCCTGGCCCTGTTGTTGTGGATATTCCAAAAGATACTGTAAATCCTAATTTTAAATATCCTTATGAATACCCAGAATCTGTCGAGTTACGCTCTTATAATCCCACAGTAAATGGGCACAAAGGCCAAATTAAAAAAGCGTTAAAAGCACTTTTAGTGGCGAAGAAACCGATACTTTTTGTCGGTGGTGGCGCAATCACTGCTGAATGTAGTGAGCAGTTAATTCAGTTTGCACAACGCTTAAATTTGCCAGTGACTTCATCGTTAATGGGATTAGGGGCTTATCCAAGTACAGATAAACAATTCTTAGGTATGTTGGGTATGCACGGTACTTTAGAAGCTAATACGGCAATGCACGAAAGTGATCTTATTTTGGGGATTGGCGTTCGTTTTGATGATCGTACAACAAATAATTTAGAAAAATATTGCCCAAATGCAAAAGTGATTCATATTGATATTGATCCAACCTCGATTTCTAAAAATGTTCCAGTCGCGATTCCAATTGTCGGAAATGCGAAAAATGTATTGGAAGAATTTTTGAGTTTATTGAATGAAGAAGGCTTGAGATCGCAAACAGATCTTGAAAGTTGGTGGCAAGAAATCAACCAATGGAAAGCAAAAAAATGTTTGGAATTTGACCGCACTTCTGGTGTGATTAAACCGCAACAAGTCGTGGAAGCGGTATATCGCCTCACGAAAGGACAAGCTTATGTGGCTTCTGATGTAGGTCAGCACCAAATGTTTGCTGCGTTACATTATCCATTCGATGAACCGCGTCATTGGATTAATTCTGGTGGTGCAGGCACAATGGGTTTTGGTTTTCCTGCGGCACTTGGTGTGAAATTAGCTCATCCTGAAGGAACAGTTGTTTGTGTTACTGGTGATGGAAGTATTCAAATGAATATTCAAGAGCTTTCTACCGCAACGCAGTATGGTATTCCTGTTGTCATTATTTGTTTGAATAATCATTTCTTGGGAATGGTAAAACAATGGCAAGACTTGATTTATTCTGGTCGTCATTCACAAACCTATATGAATTCCTTGCCTGATTTTGTGAAATTGGCTGAATCTTACGGTCACGTAGGAATAAAAATTGCTACCCCCGATGAACTTGAAAGCAAATTGCAAGAAGCATTCAGTATTAAAAATAAATTAGTCTTTGTAGATATTAATGTAGATGAATCTGAACACGTTTATCCAATGCAAATTCGTGGTGGCGCAATGAATGAAATGATTTTAAGTAAACCTCAAGAGGAGACAAACTAA
- a CDS encoding H-NS family nucleoid-associated regulatory protein gives MNELVRGLTNLRSLRAAVRELTLEQAENALEKLQTAIEEKRANEAELIKAETERKERLAKYKELMEKEGITPEELHEIFGTKTVSIRAKRAPRPAKYAFIDENGEHKTWTGQGRTPRPIQNALNKGKSLSDFEI, from the coding sequence ATGAACGAATTAGTAAGAGGTTTAACAAATCTTCGTAGTTTACGTGCAGCTGTACGTGAATTAACGTTAGAACAAGCAGAAAATGCCCTAGAAAAATTACAAACAGCTATCGAAGAAAAACGTGCTAATGAAGCAGAATTAATTAAAGCAGAGACAGAGCGAAAAGAGCGTTTAGCTAAATATAAAGAATTAATGGAAAAAGAAGGTATTACACCTGAAGAATTACACGAAATTTTTGGCACAAAAACTGTATCAATTCGAGCAAAACGTGCTCCACGCCCTGCAAAATATGCCTTTATTGATGAAAATGGTGAGCATAAAACTTGGACGGGTCAAGGTCGCACACCACGTCCAATTCAAAATGCATTGAACAAAGGTAAATCATTATCTGATTTCGAAATTTAA
- the argS gene encoding arginine--tRNA ligase, giving the protein MNIQSILSDKIKQAMVIAGADQSCDALVRQSGKPQFGDYQANGIMAAAKKLGLNPREFAQKVLDNLQLSDIAEKLEIAGPGFINIFLNPTWLTTEISAALSHKNLGIQATNKQTVVIDYSSPNVAKEMHVGHLRSTIIGDAVARTLEFLGHNVIRANHVGDWGTQFGMLIAYLEKMQNEHASEMELQDLEAFYREAKKHYDEDEVFAEKARNYVVKLQSGDEYCRAMWKRLVDITMQQNQHNYDRLNVTLTEKDVMGESLYKTMLPSIVEDLKKQGLAVEDDGALVVYLDEFKNKEGDPMGVIVQKKDGGFLYTTTDIAAAKYRYETLKANRALVFSDTRQSQHMQQAWLITRKAGYVPDSFSLEHKNFGMMLGKDGKPFKTRTGGTVKLADLLDEAIERATVLINEKNTNLSNDEKQAVIEAIGIGSVKYADLSKNRTTDYVFDWDNMLSFEGNTAPYMQYAYTRIRSIFNKADINSTALLAAPLTLEDDKERTFAIKLLQFEEAVQTVGKEGTPHVLCAYLYELAGIFSSFYEHCPILNAEDEAVKLSRLKLALLTEKTLKQGLELLGIKTVEKM; this is encoded by the coding sequence GTGAATATTCAATCTATTCTATCCGATAAAATTAAACAAGCAATGGTTATTGCAGGTGCTGATCAATCTTGTGATGCGCTTGTTCGTCAATCAGGCAAACCACAATTTGGCGATTATCAAGCCAACGGTATTATGGCTGCAGCAAAAAAATTAGGTTTAAATCCACGAGAATTTGCTCAAAAAGTTTTAGATAATCTTCAACTATCTGATATTGCAGAAAAATTAGAAATCGCAGGCCCAGGTTTTATCAATATTTTCTTAAATCCAACTTGGCTAACAACTGAAATTTCAGCTGCACTTTCCCACAAAAATTTAGGTATTCAAGCTACCAATAAACAAACAGTTGTGATTGATTATTCCTCTCCAAACGTAGCAAAAGAAATGCACGTAGGTCATTTACGCTCTACGATAATCGGCGATGCTGTAGCCAGAACCCTTGAGTTTTTAGGTCACAATGTCATCCGCGCTAACCACGTAGGCGACTGGGGAACTCAGTTCGGAATGCTTATTGCTTATCTTGAAAAAATGCAAAACGAACACGCCAGTGAAATGGAATTGCAAGATCTTGAAGCCTTTTATCGCGAAGCCAAAAAACATTACGATGAAGATGAAGTATTCGCAGAAAAAGCGCGTAATTACGTCGTGAAATTACAAAGTGGAGATGAATATTGTCGAGCGATGTGGAAACGTTTAGTCGATATTACTATGCAACAAAATCAGCATAACTATGATCGCTTAAATGTGACTTTAACCGAAAAAGATGTAATGGGCGAAAGTCTTTATAAGACTATGTTACCGAGCATTGTAGAAGATCTTAAAAAACAAGGCTTAGCTGTGGAAGATGATGGTGCATTAGTTGTTTATTTGGATGAATTCAAAAATAAAGAAGGAGACCCAATGGGCGTAATCGTTCAGAAAAAAGACGGAGGTTTCCTTTATACTACAACTGATATAGCTGCAGCAAAATATCGTTATGAAACATTAAAAGCTAATCGCGCCCTTGTTTTTTCAGATACTCGCCAAAGCCAACATATGCAACAAGCTTGGCTAATTACTCGTAAAGCAGGTTATGTACCAGACAGTTTCTCGTTAGAGCATAAAAACTTTGGGATGATGCTTGGTAAAGATGGCAAGCCATTTAAAACTCGTACTGGTGGCACGGTAAAATTAGCCGATCTATTAGATGAAGCCATCGAACGCGCCACTGTATTAATTAATGAAAAAAATACCAATTTATCTAATGATGAAAAACAAGCTGTGATTGAGGCTATTGGTATTGGATCGGTAAAATATGCAGATTTATCCAAAAACCGCACCACGGATTACGTTTTTGATTGGGATAATATGTTAAGTTTTGAAGGTAACACTGCGCCTTATATGCAATATGCTTACACCCGTATTCGTTCGATCTTTAATAAAGCAGATATAAATTCGACCGCACTTTTAGCTGCACCTTTAACGCTTGAAGATGATAAAGAAAGAACATTTGCAATTAAACTTCTCCAATTTGAAGAAGCGGTGCAAACTGTCGGAAAAGAAGGCACACCACACGTGCTTTGTGCTTATTTATACGAACTTGCTGGCATATTCTCATCATTCTATGAACATTGCCCAATTTTAAATGCTGAAGATGAGGCCGTAAAATTAAGCCGTTTGAAATTGGCATTATTAACGGAAAAAACCTTAAAACAAGGTTTAGAGTTACTCGGTATTAAAACCGTAGAAAAAATGTAA
- the ilvN gene encoding acetolactate synthase small subunit, translated as MRRILSVLLENESGALSRVVGLFSQRAFNIESLTVAPTDDPTLSRMTIEAVGDTQALEQIEKQLHKLVDVFKVVNLSEQEYIEREIVLAKVRAVGSSRDEIKRLADIFRGQIVDVTPKSYTIQLSGTNDKVDAFISALKEETTLLEIVRSGLISVSRGEKNIL; from the coding sequence ATGCGTAGAATTTTATCTGTTTTACTCGAAAATGAATCGGGAGCATTATCGCGTGTTGTTGGTTTATTCTCTCAACGTGCCTTTAATATTGAAAGTTTGACGGTTGCGCCAACGGATGATCCAACGCTTTCTCGAATGACTATTGAAGCAGTGGGCGATACTCAAGCATTGGAGCAAATCGAAAAACAACTCCATAAATTAGTGGATGTGTTTAAAGTGGTTAATTTAAGTGAACAGGAATATATAGAACGAGAAATTGTTTTAGCGAAAGTCAGAGCCGTGGGGTCATCTCGCGATGAAATTAAACGATTAGCCGATATTTTCCGCGGTCAAATTGTAGATGTCACACCAAAGTCTTACACAATTCAATTAAGCGGTACAAATGATAAAGTTGATGCGTTTATTTCTGCATTGAAAGAAGAAACCACATTGTTAGAAATTGTTCGTTCTGGCTTGATTAGTGTATCTCGTGGAGAAAAGAATATTCTTTAA
- the pgi gene encoding glucose-6-phosphate isomerase codes for MKNINPTHTQAWKSLEAHKAELSNTTIQDLFKQEKNRFDDYSLTFNNQILVDFSKNNINQTTLSHLRQLAQECALDSAKEAMFTGKKINRTENRAVLHTALRNRSNTPVLVDGKDVMPEVNAVLTKMKDFCQRIISGEWKGYTGKAITDVVNIGIGGSDLGPYMVTEALRSYKNHLNMHFVSNVDGTHIAETLKKINPETTLFLVASKTFTTQETMTNAQSARDWLLKAAKDESAVAKHFAALSTNAKDVEKFGIDTNNMFEFWDWVGGRYSLWSAIGISIALSIGFENFEELLNGAHEMDKHFRSAPIEQNIPTTLALVGLWNTNFLGAQTEAILPYDQYLHRFAAYFQQGNMESNGKYVDRDGNIINNYQTGPIIWGEPGTNGQHAFYQLIHQGTTLIPCDFIAPAQTHNPLADHHNKLLSNFFAQTEALAFGKTKEEVEAEFIKAGKSLDDVKNIVPFKVFTGNKPTNSILVQKITPFILGALIAMYEHKIFVQGVIFNIFSFDQWGVELGKQLANRILPELTDSEKVASHDSSTNGLINQFKAWR; via the coding sequence ATGAAAAATATTAACCCAACTCACACCCAAGCGTGGAAATCTCTCGAAGCACATAAAGCTGAATTATCAAACACCACAATCCAAGATTTATTTAAACAAGAAAAAAATCGTTTTGACGATTATTCTTTAACATTTAATAACCAAATTCTTGTAGATTTTTCCAAAAACAACATCAATCAAACAACCCTTTCACATCTTCGCCAACTTGCTCAAGAATGCGCGCTTGATAGCGCAAAAGAAGCAATGTTTACCGGTAAAAAAATCAATCGTACTGAAAATCGGGCTGTACTACATACCGCACTTCGCAATCGCTCTAATACTCCAGTGCTTGTAGATGGTAAAGATGTCATGCCTGAAGTCAATGCGGTGCTAACTAAAATGAAAGATTTCTGTCAGCGTATTATTTCTGGTGAATGGAAAGGCTATACAGGCAAAGCGATTACGGATGTTGTGAATATTGGTATTGGTGGCTCTGATTTAGGCCCTTATATGGTAACTGAAGCACTTCGCTCGTATAAAAATCATCTAAATATGCATTTTGTTTCAAATGTGGATGGTACACATATTGCAGAAACCTTAAAAAAAATCAATCCAGAAACCACTCTTTTCTTAGTGGCATCGAAAACCTTTACAACTCAAGAAACCATGACAAATGCGCAAAGTGCGCGTGATTGGTTACTGAAAGCTGCGAAAGATGAAAGTGCGGTTGCAAAACATTTTGCAGCATTATCAACCAATGCTAAAGATGTAGAAAAATTTGGTATTGATACCAATAACATGTTTGAATTTTGGGATTGGGTTGGCGGTCGTTATTCTTTATGGTCAGCCATTGGTATTTCAATTGCACTATCCATTGGCTTTGAAAACTTCGAAGAGTTATTAAATGGCGCGCATGAAATGGATAAACATTTCCGCTCTGCTCCAATCGAACAAAATATCCCAACTACTTTAGCCTTAGTTGGTTTATGGAATACCAATTTTCTTGGTGCGCAAACAGAAGCGATCTTACCTTATGATCAATATTTACATCGCTTCGCAGCCTATTTCCAACAAGGTAATATGGAATCAAATGGGAAATATGTAGATCGTGATGGTAATATTATCAATAATTATCAAACTGGCCCTATTATTTGGGGAGAACCTGGTACAAACGGACAACATGCGTTCTATCAATTAATTCATCAAGGTACCACTTTAATTCCTTGTGATTTTATCGCACCAGCCCAAACCCACAATCCATTGGCGGATCATCACAATAAATTGCTTTCAAACTTCTTTGCACAAACAGAAGCATTAGCATTCGGAAAAACAAAAGAGGAAGTCGAGGCTGAATTTATAAAAGCGGGTAAATCTTTGGATGATGTAAAAAATATCGTTCCATTTAAAGTATTTACGGGTAATAAGCCAACTAATTCCATTCTCGTTCAAAAAATCACGCCATTTATCTTGGGTGCATTAATTGCTATGTATGAACACAAAATCTTCGTACAAGGTGTGATTTTTAATATCTTTAGCTTCGATCAATGGGGCGTAGAGCTAGGCAAACAACTTGCAAACAGAATTCTTCCTGAATTAACCGATTCTGAAAAAGTCGCAAGCCACGATAGTTCAACAAATGGATTAATCAATCAATTTAAAGCATGGCGTTAA
- a CDS encoding VOC family protein — translation MTNLQENLTALSADLATFERKIQHLAKEMTIDLSHYEIDHLALRVNSEQSAKNWLILLLKCGRILSDNIVNGRKIYLIELEKPVKFANQFVDIIELPLPKNKKYPIEGWEHIEIVVPFLPNESINEWIDRVNMYFLWNKLTQLTIKVSEPKVDGERLPNPSIAVSFTDKTVNHTCIKVHPYSIKKILEV, via the coding sequence ATGACAAATTTACAGGAAAATTTGACCGCACTTTCAGCAGATTTAGCAACATTTGAAAGAAAAATTCAGCATTTAGCCAAAGAAATGACAATAGATCTGTCTCACTATGAAATCGATCATCTTGCATTACGGGTAAATAGTGAGCAAAGTGCTAAAAATTGGCTGATACTTTTATTAAAGTGCGGTAGAATTTTATCTGATAATATTGTTAATGGTCGTAAGATTTATCTTATTGAATTAGAAAAACCAGTTAAATTTGCCAATCAATTTGTGGATATTATTGAACTTCCACTTCCTAAAAATAAAAAATATCCAATTGAAGGTTGGGAACATATTGAGATTGTAGTGCCATTTTTACCGAATGAATCGATAAATGAATGGATTGACCGTGTTAATATGTATTTTTTATGGAACAAATTAACTCAATTAACCATTAAAGTGAGCGAGCCTAAGGTGGATGGGGAAAGATTACCAAATCCATCTATTGCAGTAAGTTTTACGGATAAAACAGTAAATCATACTTGCATTAAGGTTCATCCTTATTCTATTAAAAAAATACTTGAGGTTTAG
- a CDS encoding glycine zipper 2TM domain-containing protein — MKKKTLALAILTIFSVAGCTNTDIFSGDVYSASQAKEARSITYGTIVSVRPVKIQADNQGVIGTLGGGALGGIAGSAIGGGRGQVIAAVVGAIGGAVAGSKIEEKVSQVNGAELVIKKDDGQEIVVVQKADSSFVAGRRVRIVGGGSNLNVSVL, encoded by the coding sequence ATGAAAAAGAAAACACTAGCATTAGCTATCTTAACTATTTTTAGTGTGGCTGGATGTACGAATACAGATATTTTTAGTGGCGATGTGTATAGTGCATCTCAAGCAAAGGAAGCTCGTTCAATTACTTATGGTACGATTGTTTCTGTGCGTCCTGTTAAGATCCAAGCTGATAATCAAGGCGTAATTGGTACTCTTGGTGGCGGTGCGTTAGGTGGTATTGCGGGTAGTGCAATTGGCGGTGGTCGTGGTCAAGTTATCGCAGCAGTAGTTGGTGCGATTGGTGGTGCAGTAGCTGGAAGCAAAATCGAAGAGAAAGTAAGTCAAGTAAACGGTGCTGAACTTGTAATTAAAAAAGATGATGGTCAAGAGATCGTTGTTGTTCAAAAGGCTGACAGCAGTTTTGTAGCTGGTCGCCGAGTTCGTATTGTTGGTGGCGGCTCGAACTTAAATGTTTCTGTGCTATAA
- the purU gene encoding formyltetrahydrofolate deformylase: MIEKKILLTDCPDDKGLIAKITNICYKHQLNILHNNEFVDFETKHFFMRTELEGIFNEATLLEDLKYSLPEGTNCRLISTQRKRIVILVTKEAHCLGDILMKNYYGALDVEIAAVIGNHDNLRELVERFNIPFHLVSHENLTRVEHDKLLAEKIDEYTPDYIVLAKYMRVLNPEFVARYPNRVINIHHSFLPAFIGAKPYQQAYERGVKIIGATAHFINNELDQGPIIMQNVINVDHTYNAEAMMRAGRDVEKTVLSRALDLALHDRIFVYKNKTVVL; this comes from the coding sequence ATGATCGAAAAAAAAATATTACTCACTGATTGCCCTGATGATAAAGGCTTAATCGCAAAAATAACTAATATTTGTTACAAACATCAACTAAATATTCTGCATAATAATGAATTTGTAGATTTTGAAACCAAGCATTTCTTTATGCGTACAGAATTGGAAGGTATTTTTAACGAAGCTACTTTATTAGAAGATCTAAAATATAGCTTACCCGAAGGAACGAATTGTCGATTAATTAGCACCCAACGTAAGCGAATTGTAATTTTAGTCACAAAAGAAGCTCACTGCCTTGGCGATATTTTAATGAAAAATTATTATGGTGCGCTTGATGTAGAAATTGCGGCAGTCATCGGCAATCACGATAATTTACGTGAACTTGTTGAACGTTTTAATATTCCATTTCATTTAGTTAGCCACGAAAACTTAACCCGTGTAGAACACGACAAATTACTGGCAGAAAAAATTGATGAATATACGCCAGATTATATTGTTCTCGCTAAATATATGCGTGTGCTAAACCCTGAATTTGTCGCGCGTTATCCAAATCGAGTGATTAATATCCATCATTCATTCTTGCCTGCTTTTATTGGTGCCAAGCCTTATCAACAAGCCTATGAACGCGGTGTAAAAATTATTGGCGCAACGGCACATTTTATTAATAACGAATTAGATCAAGGCCCAATCATTATGCAAAATGTGATTAATGTGGATCATACTTATAATGCAGAAGCGATGATGCGTGCTGGCCGTGATGTGGAAAAAACCGTGTTAAGTCGCGCCCTTGATCTCGCTTTACACGATAGAATTTTTGTTTATAAAAATAAAACGGTGGTGTTGTAA
- a CDS encoding Na+/H+ antiporter NhaC family protein, producing MELIDFSSSFWSIVPALLAIILAIATRRVLVSLSAGIIIGSLMLSDWQIGSAFNYLVKNVVSLVYADGEINSNMNIVLFLLLLGVLTALLTVSGSNRAFAEWAQSRIKGRRGAKLLAASLVFVTFIDDYFHSLAVGAIARPVTDRFKVSRAKLAYILDSTAAPMCVMMPVSSWGAYIITLIGGLLATYSITEYTPIGAFVAMSSMNFYAIFSIIMVFFVAYFSFDIASMVRHEKLALKNTEDQLEEETGTKGQVRNLILPILVLIIATVSMMIYTGAEALAADGKVFSVLGAFENTVVGTSLVVGGFCSIIISTLLIILDRQVSVPEYVRSWIVGIKSMSGAIAILFFAWTINKIVGDMQTGKYLSSLVSGNIPMQFLPVILFVLGAAMAFSTGTSWGTFGIMLPIAAAMAANAAPELLLPCLSAVMAGAVCGDHCSPVSDTTILSSTGAKCNHIDHVTTQLPYAATVATATSIGYIVVGFTYSGLAGFAATAVSLIVIVFAVKKR from the coding sequence ATGGAACTTATTGATTTTTCATCATCTTTTTGGTCAATCGTCCCTGCTTTGTTGGCGATAATTTTGGCGATAGCAACTCGCCGTGTTTTGGTTTCCCTTAGTGCGGGGATTATTATTGGATCATTAATGTTAAGCGATTGGCAAATCGGCAGCGCATTTAATTATTTGGTAAAAAATGTGGTTTCTTTGGTTTATGCCGATGGTGAAATCAATTCAAATATGAACATTGTTTTGTTCTTATTATTGCTTGGTGTTTTAACCGCACTTTTAACCGTATCAGGTAGTAATCGTGCCTTTGCTGAATGGGCGCAAAGCCGTATTAAAGGTCGTCGTGGTGCTAAATTATTAGCGGCATCATTGGTTTTTGTTACTTTTATTGACGATTATTTCCATAGTCTCGCTGTAGGCGCAATTGCTCGTCCTGTGACAGATCGTTTTAAAGTTTCTCGTGCGAAACTTGCTTATATTTTAGATTCAACGGCAGCACCGATGTGTGTAATGATGCCAGTTTCCAGTTGGGGCGCATATATTATTACTTTAATAGGCGGTTTATTAGCGACTTATTCGATCACGGAGTACACACCAATTGGTGCATTCGTAGCAATGAGTTCAATGAACTTCTATGCAATTTTCTCCATTATTATGGTGTTTTTTGTGGCATATTTTTCTTTTGATATTGCTTCAATGGTGCGTCACGAAAAATTAGCTTTGAAAAATACTGAAGATCAGTTGGAAGAAGAAACGGGTACAAAAGGTCAGGTGCGTAATCTTATATTACCTATTTTAGTTTTAATTATCGCTACAGTTTCAATGATGATTTACACGGGTGCAGAGGCATTGGCTGCGGATGGCAAAGTGTTTAGTGTTTTAGGTGCATTTGAAAACACCGTAGTAGGGACATCTTTGGTTGTAGGTGGATTCTGTTCAATTATTATTTCTACTTTATTAATTATTCTTGATCGTCAAGTGAGTGTTCCTGAATATGTACGTTCTTGGATTGTGGGAATTAAATCAATGTCAGGCGCAATCGCAATTTTATTCTTTGCTTGGACAATTAATAAAATAGTAGGCGATATGCAAACAGGTAAATATCTATCTTCTCTTGTGTCTGGTAATATTCCAATGCAATTTTTGCCTGTTATACTTTTTGTTCTTGGTGCAGCGATGGCATTTTCAACAGGTACGAGCTGGGGAACATTCGGTATTATGTTGCCAATTGCCGCAGCAATGGCAGCGAATGCCGCACCAGAATTATTGCTTCCTTGTTTATCTGCAGTAATGGCAGGGGCTGTATGTGGCGATCATTGCTCGCCAGTGTCGGATACAACAATTTTGTCTTCAACGGGTGCGAAATGTAATCATATTGATCACGTTACTACTCAGCTTCCTTATGCTGCCACAGTTGCAACAGCGACTTCTATTGGTTACATTGTGGTAGGGTTTACTTATTCAGGTTTAGCTGGTTTTGCAGCAACGGCAGTTTCATTGATTGTCATTGTATTTGCAGTTAAAAAACGCTAA